In Pararhodobacter sp., a genomic segment contains:
- a CDS encoding shikimate dehydrogenase, giving the protein MPAPAHNLPSPNALRVVRAGLIGAGIAASRTPRMHIEEGRAQGINYAYELIDTDTMTTAPDIDTLLTQAQARGLDGVNVTFPFKRTALAHVDEIAASAAAVRATNAIVFHNGRRIAHNTDYSGFSMGFLRQIGARPHATALLLGAGGAGGAVANALLDAGVHLLFIHDKDAQAVKTLAATLDARLGLGRVRAVTDMRIAAAAADGIVNATPVGMVKQPGTPLDMALVEARHWVVDIVYFPLETAFLRQARALGCHTIDGSGMAVFQAAAAFELFTGLAPDPDRMRATFDSFT; this is encoded by the coding sequence ATGCCTGCGCCAGCACACAACCTGCCGAGCCCCAACGCCCTGCGTGTCGTCCGTGCCGGGTTGATCGGTGCGGGAATCGCGGCATCCCGGACGCCGCGCATGCATATCGAGGAAGGGCGCGCTCAGGGGATCAACTATGCCTATGAGCTGATCGACACCGACACGATGACCACCGCACCGGACATCGACACCTTGCTGACGCAAGCTCAGGCGCGTGGGCTTGATGGGGTCAATGTAACGTTTCCGTTCAAGCGCACCGCTTTGGCGCATGTCGATGAGATCGCCGCTTCGGCGGCCGCAGTGCGGGCAACCAACGCCATCGTTTTCCATAACGGGCGGCGTATCGCGCATAACACCGATTATTCCGGGTTCTCGATGGGCTTTCTGCGCCAGATCGGTGCAAGGCCCCACGCCACGGCGCTGCTGCTGGGGGCGGGCGGCGCCGGGGGGGCGGTCGCCAATGCGCTGCTCGATGCGGGCGTGCATCTGCTTTTTATCCACGACAAGGACGCGCAAGCCGTCAAGACGTTGGCCGCGACACTTGACGCGCGCCTTGGTCTGGGCCGCGTGCGGGCGGTCACGGATATGCGGATTGCCGCGGCGGCTGCCGATGGCATCGTCAACGCCACGCCGGTTGGCATGGTCAAGCAGCCGGGAACGCCGCTGGACATGGCACTGGTCGAGGCCCGGCACTGGGTCGTGGATATTGTCTATTTCCCGCTGGAGACAGCGTTTCTGCGCCAGGCCCGCGCGCTTGGCTGCCACACGATTGATGGCTCGGGCATGGCGGTGTTTCAAGCCGCCGCCGCGTTCGAGCTGTTCACCGGGCTTGCGCCCGACCCGGACCGGATGCGGGCGACATTCGACAGTTTTACCTGA
- a CDS encoding alpha/beta hydrolase fold domain-containing protein translates to MGEGVMSGGNGRQKWKQDPEGVRRAILDAATAAFARQGYASTRVEDIAAQTATSKRMVYYYFADKEGLYLQVLEAAYAKVRAGEDALALDHLNPLDALRALVDFTFEHHRANPDFIRLVMIENVHNAVHLQASGLMGRVNAGAVEKLAGLLARGQKQGVFRTDITPLELHWHISALSFFNVSNRPSFTESFGASLFSNSGQARLKAQTVEAVLRLVTPRPQTGTPLKDRPMLNPELLPFLDAWNAKWARLPQGASPADRRKKFEVIAAEMRLPFPDGVTDSAEHWIDSKAGPVRVRVYRKETGAVQPALIYMHGGAWMQGSPETHADITARIAADAAMTVISVDYALAPEHPFPAAIDQCNAVARWVHAKAATLGIDPDRIAVGGDSAGGNLAAALALDLRGSEVALTGQLLIYPACDFDQSRPSYTENANAPLLQTRGMDLVNALYSPDTAQLHNNPRVAPLVAASHAGLPPAYIAVAQNDPLRDSGLAYAEALQAAGVPVTLDHGEGLIHGYMRAMEFCEASRQSLRTMSAWLAALT, encoded by the coding sequence ATGGGTGAAGGCGTGATGAGCGGCGGCAATGGCCGCCAGAAATGGAAGCAGGATCCAGAGGGGGTGCGCCGCGCAATCCTCGATGCCGCGACGGCCGCGTTTGCGCGACAGGGGTATGCATCGACGCGAGTCGAGGACATCGCCGCACAGACCGCGACCTCCAAGCGCATGGTGTATTATTACTTTGCGGACAAAGAGGGGCTGTATCTACAGGTCCTCGAGGCGGCTTACGCCAAGGTCCGCGCTGGCGAGGATGCGCTTGCGCTGGACCATCTCAATCCGTTGGATGCGCTGCGAGCCTTGGTTGATTTCACCTTTGAGCACCACCGCGCCAACCCTGACTTCATCCGATTGGTGATGATTGAAAACGTCCACAATGCCGTGCATCTGCAAGCCTCTGGATTGATGGGCCGGGTGAACGCCGGAGCCGTCGAGAAACTGGCTGGCCTTTTGGCGCGTGGTCAAAAACAGGGCGTGTTTCGCACCGACATCACCCCGCTTGAGTTGCACTGGCATATCTCGGCGCTGTCATTCTTCAACGTCTCGAACCGGCCCAGCTTCACCGAGAGTTTTGGCGCGTCGCTGTTTTCAAACAGTGGGCAAGCGCGGCTCAAGGCGCAGACCGTCGAGGCCGTCTTGCGGCTGGTGACGCCACGTCCGCAAACTGGAACCCCTTTAAAGGACAGGCCGATGCTGAACCCTGAACTGCTGCCGTTCCTCGACGCATGGAATGCCAAATGGGCGCGTTTACCCCAAGGCGCCAGCCCCGCCGATCGGCGCAAAAAATTCGAAGTCATCGCCGCCGAGATGCGCCTGCCGTTCCCTGACGGCGTGACCGACAGCGCCGAGCATTGGATCGACAGCAAGGCCGGGCCGGTGCGCGTGCGGGTCTATCGCAAAGAAACCGGCGCGGTTCAGCCTGCCTTGATCTACATGCACGGCGGTGCCTGGATGCAGGGATCACCGGAAACCCACGCCGATATCACCGCCCGGATTGCCGCCGATGCCGCCATGACCGTGATCAGTGTCGATTACGCGCTGGCACCCGAGCACCCGTTCCCTGCCGCGATCGACCAGTGCAACGCCGTGGCGCGCTGGGTTCATGCCAAGGCCGCAACGCTGGGCATTGACCCCGACCGCATTGCCGTGGGCGGCGATAGCGCGGGCGGCAACCTGGCGGCGGCGTTGGCACTGGATTTGCGCGGCTCCGAGGTTGCGCTGACGGGCCAGTTGCTGATCTATCCCGCGTGCGATTTTGACCAGTCGCGCCCCAGCTATACCGAAAACGCCAACGCGCCCTTGTTGCAGACCCGCGGCATGGATCTGGTTAACGCGCTCTATTCCCCCGACACCGCGCAATTGCACAACAACCCAAGAGTTGCGCCCTTGGTGGCCGCCAGCCATGCGGGCCTGCCCCCGGCCTATATCGCGGTCGCACAGAATGACCCCTTGCGCGACTCGGGTTTGGCCTATGCCGAGGCGTTGCAGGCTGCCGGGGTGCCCGTAACACTGGACCACGGCGAAGGGCTTATCCACGGCTATATGCGGGCCATGGAATTTTGCGAGGCCAGCCGTCAGTCGCTGCGCACCATGTCGGCTTGGTTGGCGGCACTGACATGA
- a CDS encoding DUF3237 domain-containing protein yields MTMTDIDLNQCLIDLPGSPFAQQLAWEAVVTIAPGMDLGAGPLGHRGMVPITGGQFRGGPTYPDFHGTILAGGADRQLLRADGIKELRAIYEMRVADGTVLNIDNQVLVDANAQPHRYAVSRVLVTAPKGKWDWLNRRFFLGSLHSHQPNPGYVVIRGWEVLNHAG; encoded by the coding sequence ATGACGATGACAGATATTGATCTGAACCAGTGTCTGATAGACCTGCCGGGCAGTCCGTTCGCGCAGCAACTGGCGTGGGAAGCCGTCGTGACCATTGCGCCGGGGATGGATCTGGGCGCGGGCCCACTGGGTCACAGGGGCATGGTGCCGATCACCGGCGGGCAATTTCGGGGCGGGCCGACGTATCCGGATTTCCACGGGACCATCCTTGCGGGCGGCGCCGACCGGCAACTCCTGCGCGCGGATGGCATCAAGGAACTGCGCGCGATTTACGAGATGCGGGTGGCTGACGGAACCGTTCTGAACATCGACAATCAGGTGTTGGTTGATGCCAATGCGCAGCCGCATCGCTATGCGGTTTCCCGGGTGCTGGTGACCGCGCCAAAGGGCAAATGGGACTGGCTGAACCGGCGCTTTTTCCTCGGTAGTCTGCATTCCCATCAGCCAAATCCCGGCTATGTCGTGATCCGGGGATGGGAAGTGCTTAACCACGCCGGGTGA
- a CDS encoding LysR family transcriptional regulator: MRLVLSELRYFVELAHRLSFTNAAEALGITQPTLSTAIRQLEGKLGQKLFDRDTRGVRLTPFGNEALRLSLRLLENAVATERELADLAAGRVGRLRIAAPSTYFATILKEALVQFRRENSAIQIEIEDTDGDSATELLRRDLVDFSVTPFVPGGRELTGFQIGSMQAVAVYHPDFEPELGACVTWADLSKRVAIILRSRDSAGRLFNENIRKMGVTFAGIHRLNEFQAVRGLIESGFGVGVMSDLTASQFGPPFRIAKITPTAKPVDLYIYKSALRTQTPIMGRFLDIIRANFPRK, encoded by the coding sequence ATGCGCCTTGTTCTGTCTGAATTGCGCTATTTTGTCGAACTGGCCCATCGCCTGAGCTTTACCAATGCCGCCGAAGCTCTGGGGATCACGCAACCGACCTTGAGCACGGCGATCCGTCAGCTCGAGGGCAAGCTGGGTCAAAAGCTGTTCGACCGCGACACGCGGGGCGTGCGTTTGACCCCGTTTGGCAATGAGGCGTTGCGGTTGTCGCTGCGGCTGCTCGAGAACGCGGTTGCAACCGAACGCGAGCTGGCCGATCTGGCCGCCGGGCGCGTGGGGCGCTTGCGCATTGCCGCGCCGTCAACCTATTTCGCCACCATCCTCAAAGAAGCGCTGGTGCAGTTTCGACGGGAAAACAGCGCGATCCAGATCGAGATCGAGGATACCGACGGGGATTCCGCCACCGAGCTTTTGCGCCGCGATCTGGTGGATTTCAGTGTCACGCCTTTTGTGCCCGGAGGCCGCGAATTGACCGGGTTCCAGATCGGGTCGATGCAGGCCGTCGCCGTGTATCATCCTGATTTCGAGCCTGAATTGGGCGCGTGTGTGACCTGGGCGGACCTGTCAAAGCGGGTGGCGATCATTCTGCGGTCGCGCGATTCCGCCGGGCGTCTGTTCAACGAGAATATCCGCAAGATGGGGGTGACCTTTGCCGGCATCCATCGGCTCAACGAGTTTCAAGCGGTCCGGGGCCTGATCGAATCCGGTTTCGGCGTTGGCGTCATGTCGGACCTGACCGCCAGCCAATTCGGCCCGCCGTTTCGCATTGCCAAAATTACACCAACCGCCAAGCCGGTTGACCTGTATATCTATAAATCCGCCTTGCGCACCCAAACGCCGATAATGGGCCGATTTCTGGACATCATCCGCGCGAATTTTCCGCGCAAGTAG
- a CDS encoding enoyl-CoA hydratase/isomerase family protein, translating into MSEVTLKRDGHVLIITLNRPDVLNAWNTALIHGLHAAWKTLAADPDLRVAVLHGAGRIFTAGLDLKEVPRDGILGIPNMTVPCRKPILVAVEGAAIGYGAVTAMFADMVFAAESAYFLYPEAKMGVFQGLMGGFPGRVQYKAGLQWLLTAEKLGATRAREIGLVNEVLPDGQAFDRALEVARKIATHAPLVVQAIKDIALGTIPKGPMEQNLGVNRMIEAVMSSHDAQEGMKAAQERRVADFKGD; encoded by the coding sequence ATGTCCGAAGTCACCTTGAAACGCGACGGCCATGTGCTGATCATCACGCTCAACCGGCCCGATGTGCTGAACGCCTGGAACACGGCGCTGATCCACGGGCTGCACGCGGCATGGAAAACACTTGCTGCCGATCCTGATCTGCGCGTCGCCGTCCTGCACGGTGCGGGACGGATTTTCACCGCCGGGCTGGACCTCAAGGAGGTGCCGCGCGACGGGATCCTGGGAATCCCCAACATGACGGTGCCCTGCCGCAAACCGATTCTGGTGGCGGTCGAAGGCGCGGCGATCGGCTATGGTGCGGTCACCGCGATGTTCGCGGATATGGTGTTTGCCGCAGAGAGCGCCTATTTCCTTTACCCCGAGGCAAAAATGGGCGTTTTTCAAGGGCTTATGGGCGGCTTTCCGGGGCGCGTGCAATACAAGGCCGGCCTGCAATGGCTGTTGACCGCCGAAAAGCTGGGGGCCACCCGCGCGCGTGAAATCGGGCTTGTGAACGAGGTTCTGCCCGATGGTCAGGCGTTTGACCGCGCGCTGGAAGTCGCCCGGAAAATCGCCACGCATGCGCCTTTGGTGGTGCAAGCCATCAAGGACATCGCGCTTGGCACGATCCCCAAGGGCCCGATGGAGCAAAATCTCGGTGTCAACCGCATGATCGAGGCGGTGATGTCCAGCCATGACGCGCAAGAAGGCATGAAAGCCGCACAAGAACGCCGCGTTGCCGATTTCAAAGGCGATTAA